One Molothrus ater isolate BHLD 08-10-18 breed brown headed cowbird chromosome 4, BPBGC_Mater_1.1, whole genome shotgun sequence genomic window carries:
- the NAT8 gene encoding N-acetyltransferase 8 — protein sequence MASFRIRQYQEQDYEAVRALFARGILEHAPAGFRHVLRAARVRLALLAVFVAARAAAGSWVLGLGAVALALVLLWVLVRSLSADYVREALGTDLCDVPGVYQRPPDCRFWVVEEAGAVAGMVAAVPAGRGELELKRMSVSREHRGRGLARALCREVLAFARARGYNAVVLSTSMVQVAAQRLYEGQGFRRVGTSYPSLLGTLLNFQIFHYRCELGDGNK from the coding sequence ATGGCGTCGTTCCGCATCCGGCAGTACCAGGAGCAGGACTACGAGGCCGTGCGGGCCCTGTTCGCCCGCGGCATCCTGGAGCACGCCCCGGCCGGCTTCCGGCACGTTCTGCGGGCGGCGCGGGTGCGCCTGGCGCTCCTGGCCGTCTTCGTGGCGGCGCGGGCGGCCGCGGGCtcctgggtgctggggctgggcgcGGTGGCGCTGGcgctggtgctgctctgggtgctggtgcGCTCGCTCAGCGCTGACTACGTGCGCGAGGCGCTGGGCACCGACCTGTGCGACGTGCCCGGCGTGTACCAGCGCCCGCCCGACTGCCGCTTCTGGGTGGTTGAGGAGGCCGGAGCCGTGGCGGGCATGGTGGCGGCGGTGCCCGCGGGCCGCGGCGAGCTGGAGCTCAAGAGGATGTCGGTGAGCCGGGAGCACCGGGGCCGCGGGCTGGCGCGGGCGCTGTGCCGGGAGGTGCTGGCGTTCGCCCGCGCCCGTGGGTACAACGCCGTGGTGCTCAGCACCTCCATGGTGCAGGTGGCGGCGCAGCGGCTCTATGAGGGGCAGGGCTTCCGCAGGGTGGGCACCTCGTACCCCTCGCTGCTGGGCACCTTGCTGAACTTCCAGATCTTTCACTACCGCTGTGAGCTGGGCGATGGAAATAAGTAG
- the CPXM1 gene encoding probable carboxypeptidase X1, whose translation MAKEHPRPGRPRGTGVGTASGTPKASGVTPTRGTPKASGVTPTRGTATGAPKASGVTPTRGTPKASGVTPTKGTARGPPKASGVTPTKGTATGAPKASGVTPTRGTARGPPKGSETPPWKGTTAGPPKGSGAPPPKGTTAAPSRSSTTTGPPKGSTAPPARHSATPGSPGEPAGTAPAPTVSKVAVRRRKVLRKKVVKKKVLRKKPEAPAAPQEPACPPLGLESLRVLDEQLRASSHKRHGLGAHRGRLNIQSGLYDGDFFDGGWCAGREDTEQWLEVDARRLTRFTGVVTQGLNSIWTYDWVTAYKVQVSNDSHAWLPSRNGTEEAVFPANKDPETPVLNLLPSPLVGRFLRINPQSWFPNGTVCLRAEVLGCPVPDPSDAHAWHPPAPPESQLDFRHHNYKEMRKLMKRVSEECPDITRVYSIGQSSRGLRLYVMEISDNPGQHEVGEPEFRYVAGMHGNEVLGRELLLNLMEFLCREFRRGDARVVQLVTGTRIHLLPSMNPDGYETAYRLGSELAGWAMGRWTYEGIDLNHNFADLNTALWDAEDNDLVPHKFPNHYIPIPEYYTFANATVAPETRAVIAWMQRYPFVLSANLHGGELVVTYPFDMSRTYWKAQELTPTPDDGVFRWLATVYATANPAMASAERRRCHYDDFTRYGNIINGANWHTVAGSMNDFSYLHTNCFEITVELSCDKFPHASELPAEWENNRESLLLFMEQVHRGIKGVVRDSDTEQGIPNAIISVDGINHDVRTASDGDYWRLLNPGEYEVTARAEGYEAATQPCRVYFENVPTPCSFRLERARGRHRPGRTRPGPDPALRLQRLRLRRLRAHGRGQ comes from the exons ATGGCGAAGGAGCATCCCCGG CCCGGCCGGCCCCGCGGCACCGGGGTGGGCACGGCCAGCGGCACCCCCAAAGCCAGCGGGGTGACCCCAACGAGGGGCACCCCCAAAGCCAGCGGGGTGACCCCAACGAGGGGCACCGCGACCGGAGCCCCCAAAGCCAGCGGGGTGACCCCAACAAGGGGCACCCCCAAAGCCAGCGGGGTGACCCCCACGAAGGGCACCGCCAGGGGACCCCCCAAAGCCAGCGGGGTGACCCCAACGAAGGGCACCGCGACCGGAGCCCCCAAAGCCAGCGGGGTGACCCCAACGAGGGGCACCGCCAGGGGACCCCCTAAAGGCAGCGAGACGCCGCCCTGGAAAGGCACCACGGCGGGACCCCCTAAAGGCAGCGGGGCGCCCCCTCCGAAGGGCACCACGGCCGCCCCCTCGAGGAGCAGCACCACGACGGGACCCCCGAAGGGCAGCACGGCCCCCCCGGCGCGGCACAGCGCgacccccggcagccccggggaGCCCGCGGGCACAG CCCCGGCGCCCACGGTGAGCAAGGTGGcggtgaggaggaggaaggtgctgaGGAAGAAGGTGGTGAAGAAGAAGGTGCTGAGGAAGAAGCCGGAGGCTCCGGCCGCGCCGCAGGAGCCCG CGTGTCCCCCCCTGGGGCTGGAGTCCCTGCGGGTGCTGGACGAGCAGCTCCGGGCGTCGAGCCACAAGCGGCACGGGCTGGGAGCGCACCGCGGCCGCCTCAACATCCAG tcAGGGCTCTATGACGGTGACTTCTTTGACGGTGGCTGGTGCGCGGGGCGCGAGGACACGGAGCAGTGGCTGGAGGTGGACGCGCGGCGCCTCACGCGCTTCACCGGCGTGGTCACCCAGGGCCTCAACTCCATCTGGAC gtACGACTGGGTGACGGCCTACAAGGTGCAGGTCAGCAACGACTCGCACGCGTGGCTGCCGAGCCGCAACGGCACCGAGGAGGCG gtgtTCCCCGCCAACAAAGACCCCGAGACGCCCGTGCTGAACCTGCTGCCCTCGCCGCTCGTGGGGCGCTTCCTGCGCATCAACCCGCAGAGCTGGTTCCCCAACGGCACCGTCTGCCTGCGGGCCGAGGTGCTGGGCTGCCCCGTGCCCG ACCCCAGCGATGCCCACGCCTGGcaccccccggccccgcccgaATCGCAGCTGGATTTCCGCCACCACAACTACAAGGAGATGAGAAAG CTGATGAAGAGGGTGAGCGAGGAGTGCCCCGACATCACCCGCGTGTACAGCATCGGGCAGAGCTCCCGCGGGCTCCGCCTCTACGTGATGGAGATCTCGGACAACCCCGGGCAGCACGAAGTCG GAGAGCCGGAGTTCCGCTACGTGGCCGGCATGCACGGGAACGAGGTGCTGGgccgggagctgctgctgaacctGATGGAATTCCTGTGCCGGGAGTTCCGCCGGGGCGATGCCCGCGTGGTGCAGCTGGTGACGGGCACGCGCATCCACCTGCTGCCCTCCATGAACCCCGACGGCTACGAGACCGCGTACAGGCTG GGCTCGGAGCTGGCGGGATGGGCCATGGGCCGCTGGACGTACGAGGGCATCGACCTCAACCACAACTTTGCCGACCTGAACACGGCGCTGTGGGACGCCGAGGACAACGACCTGGTGCCCCACAAGTTCCCCAACCACTACATCCCCATCCCCGAGTACTACACCTTCGCCAACGCCACG GTGGCCCCGGAGACGCGGGCGGTGATCGCGTGGATGCAGCGCTACCCGTTCGTGCTGAGCGCCAACCTGCACGGCGGGGAGCTGGTGGTCACCTACCCCTTCGACATGAGCCGCACCTACTGGAAGGCGCAGGAGCTGACCCCCACCCCCGACGACGGCGTCTTCCGCTGGCTGGCCACCGTCTACGCCACCGCCAACCCCGCCATGGCCAGCGCCGAGCGCCGCCGCTGCCACTACGACGACTTCACGCGCTACGGCAACATCATCAACGGCGCCAACTGGCACACGGTGGCTGGCA GCATGAACGACTTCAGCTACCTGCACACCAACTGCTTCGAGATCACCGTGGAGCTCTCCTGCGACAAATTCCCGCACGCCTCCGAGCTGCCCGCCGAGTGGGAGAACAACCGCGAGTCCCTGCTGCTCTTCATGGAGCAG GTGCACCGGGGGATCAAGGGCGTGGTCCGGGACAGTGACACCGAGCAGGGCATCCCCAACGCCATCATCTCCGTGGATGGCATCAACCACGACGTCCGCACCG CCTCGGACGGGGATTACTGGCGGCTGCTGAACCCGGGCGAGTACGAGGTGACGGCGCGGGCCGAGGGCTACGAGGCGGCCACGCAGCCGTGCCGGGTCTACTTCGAGAACGTTCCCACCCCGTGCAGCTTCCGCCTGgagcgggcgcggggccgccaCCGGCCCGGGAGGACCCGGCCGGGCCCGGACCCGGCGCTGCGGCTGCAGCGGCTGCGCCTCCGCCGCCTGCGCGCCCACGGCCGCGGGCAGTGa